A DNA window from Hordeum vulgare subsp. vulgare chromosome 1H, MorexV3_pseudomolecules_assembly, whole genome shotgun sequence contains the following coding sequences:
- the LOC123410425 gene encoding auxin-responsive protein SAUR32-like: MHLRQQQQHHRAEMVAPKGCVTVRVGAEGEEQRRFAVPLDHLKHPLFGALLDEAEREYGFRHQGAIAIPCRVDRFVHVEQLIDRDLGVQGHQLVDLDCGATTAHSHGHLHLPRFVGCFRA, encoded by the coding sequence ATGCACCtcaggcagcagcagcagcaccacagGGCGGAGATGGTGGCGCCCAAGGGGTGCGTGACGGTGCGCGTGGGGGCCGAGGGGGAGGAGCAGCGCCGCTTCGCCGTGCCGCTCGACCACCTCAAGCACCCGCTCTTCGGGGCCCTCCTCGACGAGGCCGAGCGCGAGTACGGCTTCAGGCACCAGGGCGCCATCGCCATCCCCTGCCGCGTCGACCGCTTCGTCCACGTCGAGCAACTCATCGACCGCGACCTCGGCGTGCAGGGCCACCAGCTCGTCGACCTCGACTGCGGCGCCACCACCGCCCACTCCCACGGCCACCTCCACCTGCCGCGCTTCGTCGGCTGCTTCCGCGCCTGA